From Halorientalis litorea:
TCGTCGAGCGAATCGTCGCCGACCTCGAAGGGGAGACGCGACCCGTCGACTTAGAAATACACGCCACGCCGGACTCCGTGTGAGGCGGCTGTGCCGACTGCTGATTCTCGTCGTCGCTACTGCGGTGTCTCGTAGTCGCCACCGTACTTCATGAAGAAGTACGCGAGGCCGAGCGTCGCGGACATCACGAACGACGTCGCGACGCCGATGGACAGCGCGCTGTCGGGGAACGACGGTCCGCCACCGCCGCCACCGCCGCCACCGCTATCGCCGCCGACGGTGGGGTAGTCGGTGCCGACGACGACGGAGCCGAGCATGCCACTGCCCTTGTGAGGCTGGCAGTAGTAGTTGTAGACGCCGTCCTCCTCGAAGGTGTACTCGTAGGTGTTGCCGGCCTGTCCGACGGGCGACCCCGACTCGAAGTCGGCGTCTTCGGCGACGACGTTGTGGGCACCGCCCTCGCCGGTCCACTCCCAGACGACTGTCGCGCCCGCGTCGACGTGGACCGCCGCCGGGCCGAACGCGAGGCCCGTGTCGCCAGCACCCACGTCGACGGTCACCTCGTCCTGTCCGGTCGCGTCGACCACGCCGTCGTAGTTGTTCGCGTCGCTGAGGTAGCCGCCGAAGTCGGGTTCACCGCCGCCACCGCCGCCGCTCTCGCCGTCGCCCTCTCCACCGCCTCCCTCGGTGGGCGTCTCGGTGCTGTCCTGTCCCGGGAGCGGGTCGGTCGTCGTCGGGTAGTCGGAGCCGACGACGACGGCTGCCTTCATCCCGAGTGCCTTGTGTGGTTGGCAGTAGTAGTTGTACACGCCGTCTTCGTCGAAGGTGTACTCGAAGGTGGTCCCCGCGTCTCCGACCAGTTCGCTCTCGAAGTCGCCGCCCTCGTGGACGACGTTGTGCTGGCCGCCCTCGCCGGTCCACTCCCAGACGACGGTCGTTCCGGGGTCGACGTGGATAGCCGGCGGGGCGAACGCGAACGCGCCGCCGTTGCCCTGCGCCCCGACTTCGACGGTCACCTCGTCCTCTCCGCGCAGGTCCTCGATACCCGTGAAGTTCCCCACGTCGTCGAGGTAGCCGCCGAAGTCGGGGCGTTCCTCGCCCTCGGCAGTGCCCGTCGCCGTCCCGGCGTCGGTGCCCTGTCCCGTCGTCGTTTCCTGCCCGGCCGCAGTCCCTGCTGTCGCGACTGCCGCGCCCCCCGCCGCGCCGGCGAGGAACCCGCGCCGCGAGACGCCCGCGTTACGGTTGCTCATGCTCGGGCGTTTGGTGGGGGCCGTAGTGAATATGTTGATTCACTCTCGCCTCGCGTCGGCCGGTTCCGACGGGCATTTGTCGGGCAAGTCCTAACACGGTTGTATGGACGAAGACCCCGGATTGAGTGCTCAGTACCGAAGAGCGAGCCCGTGGCCGGTGTTCGTCGCCGTCGGCCTCGCACTCTCGGAGGTCGGTATCATCGTCGGCATCTTCGCCATCGCGGTCGGTGGTCTCCTGCTGTTCGCCGGGAGCGTCGCCGGCATCCTCAACGAGTCCGGGTACACCGCCGGACTCTGGTGGCCACTCGTCGGGTTCGGCATCGCGCTCTCGGCCATCGGTGGCGGCCTCGTCGTCTCTGAGGTCGGGTTCGCGTTCGACGTGATGGCCGCTGCCGTCGCCAGCCCCGGCACCGCGGGGACCCTCGTTCCGCGCGCGCTCGCAATCGCGCTCGCCGGTGCAATCCTCCTCGTGGCCGGTGGGACGGGCCGCGCACTCGACACCTCCGTCGTCGAGGCCTGACCACCGTCCGATTTCGACACTCTATTTACTGTCCTCCTGAAATCCCGAATCATGGGACTGACTCCGTTCGACCGGGAAACGTTGCTCGACCTCACTGTCAACGTCATCCCGCTCGGTATCCTCGGGTTCTTCATCCTCGCGTTCATCGTGGTGAACCCGTTCGGCTGGGACCCGGTCATCTCGACCATCCAGTTCGCCATCGTCGGCAGTATGTTCGTCCTTCTCACCATCCTCACCTACTACGCGGGGAAAGCCATCTCCGACGCGGAAGCGGAGATGGAGGCCGCCGAAGCCGCCGAAGGTACCGACGCGGAAACCGACGAATCGACCGCCTGACGCTCTTCTAGTGCGCAGTACGGGGTCGTCGATTCGGCGACAGGGCAGAGCCGCCACTCCGGCGCGCGTCGTCGGGACGAATCGCATGGCACGACGACCACCGGTCGCTGACCGGGCGGCGAATGGAACCTTTCTTTATCCCTCAGTCCTGAGAGTCGGATAACATGGCTGGAGAACAGCTAGCGTTGACGGTACTCATGG
This genomic window contains:
- a CDS encoding halocyanin domain-containing protein, with product MSNRNAGVSRRGFLAGAAGGAAVATAGTAAGQETTTGQGTDAGTATGTAEGEERPDFGGYLDDVGNFTGIEDLRGEDEVTVEVGAQGNGGAFAFAPPAIHVDPGTTVVWEWTGEGGQHNVVHEGGDFESELVGDAGTTFEYTFDEDGVYNYYCQPHKALGMKAAVVVGSDYPTTTDPLPGQDSTETPTEGGGGEGDGESGGGGGGEPDFGGYLSDANNYDGVVDATGQDEVTVDVGAGDTGLAFGPAAVHVDAGATVVWEWTGEGGAHNVVAEDADFESGSPVGQAGNTYEYTFEEDGVYNYYCQPHKGSGMLGSVVVGTDYPTVGGDSGGGGGGGGGPSFPDSALSIGVATSFVMSATLGLAYFFMKYGGDYETPQ
- a CDS encoding DUF7541 family protein; its protein translation is MDEDPGLSAQYRRASPWPVFVAVGLALSEVGIIVGIFAIAVGGLLLFAGSVAGILNESGYTAGLWWPLVGFGIALSAIGGGLVVSEVGFAFDVMAAAVASPGTAGTLVPRALAIALAGAILLVAGGTGRALDTSVVEA
- a CDS encoding DUF6684 family protein encodes the protein MGLTPFDRETLLDLTVNVIPLGILGFFILAFIVVNPFGWDPVISTIQFAIVGSMFVLLTILTYYAGKAISDAEAEMEAAEAAEGTDAETDESTA